The following proteins are co-located in the Doryrhamphus excisus isolate RoL2022-K1 chromosome 3, RoL_Dexc_1.0, whole genome shotgun sequence genome:
- the acadvl gene encoding very long-chain specific acyl-CoA dehydrogenase, mitochondrial isoform X2 has product MLLLKVGQSSGLCGAILRITPGLKGAPVQAVVAVKNTRLYASQAAQAVLEKPAAVRTDSASAADKKTATAESKSFAVNIFKGQIATSQVFPFPSVLNDEQEQFLRELVGPVCKFFEEVNDSAKNDALEKVEDHTMEGLKEMGAFGLQVPADLGGLGLTNTQYARLVEIVGTHDLGVGITLGAHQSIGFKGILLFGNAAQKKKYLPKLASGEHIAAFCLTEPASGSDAASIKTTAVQSACGQFFTLNGGKIWISNGGLAEIFTVFAKTPIKDPNTGQMKDKITAFVVEKSFGGVTHGPPEKKMGIKASNTAEVYFDNVRVPADCVLGEIGGGFKVAMNILNNGRFGMAAALSGTMKGAINKAVDHATNRTQFGNKIHTYGTIQEKLARMTMLQYVTESLAYMISGNMDSGATEFQIEAAISKIFASEAAWTVTDECIQVMGGMGYMKDAGVERVMRDLRIFRIFEGTNDILRLFVALNGFQNAGNQLKSLQKAIKNPLGNAGLLAGELTKRAKRKAGMSTGLTLQGTVHPELAHSGELAVKAIEQFGMVIEELLIKHGKKIIDEQFVLQRVADCTIDIYTMVVVLSRASRSLSQGHPSAQHEKVLCETWCVEAHGRLMRDINALRSNQSRHLYKNLRAISTAVVENGGLVAPHPLGF; this is encoded by the exons ATGCTGCTTCTAAAAGTGGGCCAGTCTTCTGGACTTTGTGGTGCCATTCTGAGGATCACACCCGGACTGAAAGG GGCTCCGGTTCAGGCTGTCGTTGCTGTGAAAAACACACGTCTTTATGCAAGCCAAGCAGCACAG GCAGTATTGGAGAAGCCGGCAGCAGTCAGGACCGATTCGGCCAGTGCAGCGGACAAGAAGACGGCTACAGCT GAGTCCAAATCTTTTGCTGTCAACATTTTCAAAGGACAGATTGCCACATCTCAAGTGTTTCCCTTTCCTTCAG TGTTGAATGATGAGCAGGAGCAGTTTCTCCGGGAGCTTGTCGGACCCGTCTGCAAATTCTTTGAG gAGGTGAATGATTCGGCCAAGAATGATGCATTGGAGAAAGTGGAGGACCACACCATGGAGGGCCTGAAAGAGATGGGTGCCTTTGGCCTGCAGGTGCCGGCTGACCTGGGTGGGCTCGGCCTCACCAATACTCAG TATGCCCGCTTAGTGGAGATTGTCGGCACTCACGATCTTGGTGTTGGCATCACGCTTGGTGCTCACCAGTCTATTGGCTTCAAGGGCATTCTGCTTTTTGGGAATGCAGCACAGAAGAAGAAATACCTGCCTAAACTTGCATCAG GTGAGCACATTGCTGCTTTTTGCCTGACTGAGCCAGCCAGTGGCTCTGATGCCGCCTCCATCAAAACCACAGCTGTCCAATCCGCCTGCGGACAGTTCTTCACTCTCAATGGCGGCAAGATCTGGATCAG CAATGGGGGTCTGGCTGAAATCTTCACAGTCTTTGCCAAGACACCCATAAAGGATCCGAACACTGGACAGATGAAAGATAAGATCACAGCTTTTGTTGTGGAGAAGAGCTTCGGTGGTGTAACACA TGGGCCACCAGAGAAAAAGATGGGCATCAAGGCCTCCAACACGGCAGAGGTTTATTTTGACAATGTCCGTGTGCCGGCTGACTGCGTGCTGGGCGAGATAGGCGGTGGTTTCAAGGTCGCTATGAACATCCTCAACAACGGGCGATTCGGTATGGCGGCTGCCCTCTCTGGCACCATGAAAGGAGCCATCAACAAAGCG GTGGACCATGCAACCAATAGAACTCAGTTTGGAAACAAGATCCACACCTATGGGACCATCCAGGAGAAGCTGGCCCGTATGACCATGCTGCAATATGTCACAGAG TCTCTGGCCTACATGATCAGTGGCAATATGGACAGTGGAGCAACTGAGTTCCAGATCGAAGCTGCCATCAGCAAGATCTTTGCCTCT GAAGCAGCTTGGACTGTGACTGATGAGTGTATTCAGGTCATGGGTGGCATGGGCTACATGAAG GACGCTGGAGTGGAACGAGTGATGAGAGATCTGAGAATTTTCCGCATCTTTGAGGGCACCAACGATATCCTCAGGCTTTTTGTGGCCCTGAATGGCTTCCAG AATGCTGGCAACCAGTTGAAGAGCTTGCAAAAAGCAATTAAGAACCCACTTGGCAATGCTGGACTCCTGGCAGGAGAGCTTACAAAGAGAGCTAAAAG GAAGGCAGGCATGAGCACGGGCTTGACACTTCAAGGGACCGTCCACCCCGAGTTGGCTCATAGTGGTGAACTG GCTGTGAAAGCGATTGAACAATTTGGCATGGTCATCGAGGAGCTTCTTATCAAACATGGCAAGAAGATTATTG ATGAGCAGTTTGTATTGCAGAGAGTTGCAGACTGTACCATCGACATTTACACCATGGTTGTAGTCCTTTCAAG GGCTTCACGCTCACTCAGTCAGGGCCACCCCTCAGCCCAACATGAGAAGGTTTTGTGCGAGACCTGGTGTGTGGAG GCCCATGGTAGACTCATGCGGGACATCAATGCGCTGCGTTCCAACCAATCCAGGCATCTTTACAAGAACTTGCGGGCCATTTCCACAGCAGTGGTGGAGAACGGCGGGCTAGTGGCGCCTCACCCACTGGGTTTCTAA
- the acadvl gene encoding very long-chain specific acyl-CoA dehydrogenase, mitochondrial isoform X1 has protein sequence MKHRGTSHPGNPVVGRREKNIDILRKVHLCSYVRTFNIAHIAHGEIMLLLKVGQSSGLCGAILRITPGLKGAPVQAVVAVKNTRLYASQAAQAVLEKPAAVRTDSASAADKKTATAESKSFAVNIFKGQIATSQVFPFPSVLNDEQEQFLRELVGPVCKFFEEVNDSAKNDALEKVEDHTMEGLKEMGAFGLQVPADLGGLGLTNTQYARLVEIVGTHDLGVGITLGAHQSIGFKGILLFGNAAQKKKYLPKLASGEHIAAFCLTEPASGSDAASIKTTAVQSACGQFFTLNGGKIWISNGGLAEIFTVFAKTPIKDPNTGQMKDKITAFVVEKSFGGVTHGPPEKKMGIKASNTAEVYFDNVRVPADCVLGEIGGGFKVAMNILNNGRFGMAAALSGTMKGAINKAVDHATNRTQFGNKIHTYGTIQEKLARMTMLQYVTESLAYMISGNMDSGATEFQIEAAISKIFASEAAWTVTDECIQVMGGMGYMKDAGVERVMRDLRIFRIFEGTNDILRLFVALNGFQNAGNQLKSLQKAIKNPLGNAGLLAGELTKRAKRKAGMSTGLTLQGTVHPELAHSGELAVKAIEQFGMVIEELLIKHGKKIIDEQFVLQRVADCTIDIYTMVVVLSRASRSLSQGHPSAQHEKVLCETWCVEAHGRLMRDINALRSNQSRHLYKNLRAISTAVVENGGLVAPHPLGF, from the exons ATGAAGCACCGCGGCACGAGTCATCCGGGTAACCCAGTTGTGGGgcggagggaaaaaaacattgacattttacGGAAGGTCCACCTCTGCTCATACGTAAGGACATTTAATATAGCTCACATAG CGCACGGAGAAATCATGCTGCTTCTAAAAGTGGGCCAGTCTTCTGGACTTTGTGGTGCCATTCTGAGGATCACACCCGGACTGAAAGG GGCTCCGGTTCAGGCTGTCGTTGCTGTGAAAAACACACGTCTTTATGCAAGCCAAGCAGCACAG GCAGTATTGGAGAAGCCGGCAGCAGTCAGGACCGATTCGGCCAGTGCAGCGGACAAGAAGACGGCTACAGCT GAGTCCAAATCTTTTGCTGTCAACATTTTCAAAGGACAGATTGCCACATCTCAAGTGTTTCCCTTTCCTTCAG TGTTGAATGATGAGCAGGAGCAGTTTCTCCGGGAGCTTGTCGGACCCGTCTGCAAATTCTTTGAG gAGGTGAATGATTCGGCCAAGAATGATGCATTGGAGAAAGTGGAGGACCACACCATGGAGGGCCTGAAAGAGATGGGTGCCTTTGGCCTGCAGGTGCCGGCTGACCTGGGTGGGCTCGGCCTCACCAATACTCAG TATGCCCGCTTAGTGGAGATTGTCGGCACTCACGATCTTGGTGTTGGCATCACGCTTGGTGCTCACCAGTCTATTGGCTTCAAGGGCATTCTGCTTTTTGGGAATGCAGCACAGAAGAAGAAATACCTGCCTAAACTTGCATCAG GTGAGCACATTGCTGCTTTTTGCCTGACTGAGCCAGCCAGTGGCTCTGATGCCGCCTCCATCAAAACCACAGCTGTCCAATCCGCCTGCGGACAGTTCTTCACTCTCAATGGCGGCAAGATCTGGATCAG CAATGGGGGTCTGGCTGAAATCTTCACAGTCTTTGCCAAGACACCCATAAAGGATCCGAACACTGGACAGATGAAAGATAAGATCACAGCTTTTGTTGTGGAGAAGAGCTTCGGTGGTGTAACACA TGGGCCACCAGAGAAAAAGATGGGCATCAAGGCCTCCAACACGGCAGAGGTTTATTTTGACAATGTCCGTGTGCCGGCTGACTGCGTGCTGGGCGAGATAGGCGGTGGTTTCAAGGTCGCTATGAACATCCTCAACAACGGGCGATTCGGTATGGCGGCTGCCCTCTCTGGCACCATGAAAGGAGCCATCAACAAAGCG GTGGACCATGCAACCAATAGAACTCAGTTTGGAAACAAGATCCACACCTATGGGACCATCCAGGAGAAGCTGGCCCGTATGACCATGCTGCAATATGTCACAGAG TCTCTGGCCTACATGATCAGTGGCAATATGGACAGTGGAGCAACTGAGTTCCAGATCGAAGCTGCCATCAGCAAGATCTTTGCCTCT GAAGCAGCTTGGACTGTGACTGATGAGTGTATTCAGGTCATGGGTGGCATGGGCTACATGAAG GACGCTGGAGTGGAACGAGTGATGAGAGATCTGAGAATTTTCCGCATCTTTGAGGGCACCAACGATATCCTCAGGCTTTTTGTGGCCCTGAATGGCTTCCAG AATGCTGGCAACCAGTTGAAGAGCTTGCAAAAAGCAATTAAGAACCCACTTGGCAATGCTGGACTCCTGGCAGGAGAGCTTACAAAGAGAGCTAAAAG GAAGGCAGGCATGAGCACGGGCTTGACACTTCAAGGGACCGTCCACCCCGAGTTGGCTCATAGTGGTGAACTG GCTGTGAAAGCGATTGAACAATTTGGCATGGTCATCGAGGAGCTTCTTATCAAACATGGCAAGAAGATTATTG ATGAGCAGTTTGTATTGCAGAGAGTTGCAGACTGTACCATCGACATTTACACCATGGTTGTAGTCCTTTCAAG GGCTTCACGCTCACTCAGTCAGGGCCACCCCTCAGCCCAACATGAGAAGGTTTTGTGCGAGACCTGGTGTGTGGAG GCCCATGGTAGACTCATGCGGGACATCAATGCGCTGCGTTCCAACCAATCCAGGCATCTTTACAAGAACTTGCGGGCCATTTCCACAGCAGTGGTGGAGAACGGCGGGCTAGTGGCGCCTCACCCACTGGGTTTCTAA